CAGGGGATCGACCTGCCGGGCGATCTCCTGAGAGGTGTGATAATGATGCGCCTTCCCTTCGCCGTTCCCGACAGGCCGCCCGTGCAGGCGAGGATGGAGCGCCTGGAGGAGCGTGGGGAAAACCCGTTTTACGCCTATCAGGTGCCGGCCGCGGTGCTGCGTTTTAAACAGGGGTTCGGCAGGCTCATCCGCGGAAGGGAGGACAGGGGAGTGGTCGCAGTGCTCGACCCAAGGATTCTCTCGAAGAATTACGGACGGTTCTTCATCAAATCACTCCCCGAATGCACGGTGGTCCACACGATAGCGGACATGAAGCGGGCGTGGTAACGGTCACATCATGAATCCTCGACGGCGGCAGCGGCCGAAATAAGGCGTAATATTTTTTAAAAATATAGTTGCAAAATGGAAGTATATCTGTCAGTATTACGGTATGAAAGGAAAAAAATCGGGTGCCGGTGCGGGTATTTCGCTTTCGCGGCGGGATCTCGACGAGGCCCTTTTCCATGCGTTGCGCGCGGTCTACCGGTTCGAACGCTCAAAGGTGGAGCGTTTTGAGCTGTCCTTCGAGGAAATATACCTATTACAGTATTTGCGGCGCACTTCCGCGTCAAGAATGAGCGATATAGCGCACGAGATGGGAATTCCCGTCAGCACCGCCACGCGTCTTGTGGACAGGTTGTGTCGTATGCAACTCGTCGACCGGGGCAGGGGGGAGGCCGACG
This genomic stretch from Spirochaetota bacterium harbors:
- a CDS encoding MarR family winged helix-turn-helix transcriptional regulator; this encodes MKGKKSGAGAGISLSRRDLDEALFHALRAVYRFERSKVERFELSFEEIYLLQYLRRTSASRMSDIAHEMGIPVSTATRLVDRLCRMQLVDRGRGEADGRVVQVRLNANGEAAVSAVERHSFEVISMNVARFPTGDVAAFVRTAQCLGDILGTGPVPADKAAPGKNKVRAHGAKGDGG